The following proteins come from a genomic window of Deltaproteobacteria bacterium:
- a CDS encoding PAS domain S-box protein: MQGENKTLEKLITIEKTINDLVEMRHQIIELKASEAQRQMALVALQSSESKYKTLAENIPQKLFIKDKNSVYVSCNQNYAQDLKIEADQIVGKTDYDFFPRELAEKYIADDKRIMEKGKPEDIECRYIQNGQERIVHMVKTPVRDEKGNISGVLGIFWDITEQKQKEEELRKDRAHLAEQISEYKAELQRIQERQQQESNERRRVEEELRRLEGEFKETRANLEKQIFEGTAALQSVNGQFQKEISERKRIEEEFRKAEEEFKKSRAHMEEQLSERTAGLRTVNEQLQRVISERQRLEEEFREAGEKLRALEGQVKVRTAEWQAVKEQLQQEGAERQRLEAERGMAVEKLRTLEARINERTAELQTVNERLQREIDIHKKLEEELRRREEEANRLVRENTIATEIGNIAGSAMNLKEVYERFAEFASEVGKIIPFDRIATTILNPEDNTLNITYVTGLDMANRRTGDVLPLSGTSAEEVMRTRASLLIQKENQGEAIGRFPDLLTYFEAGFQSLLFVPLIAKDQVIGILNFLSTKPDAYTQVDLRLAEKVGNQIAGAISNAQHFLERKREAETLRASEQKYRSGLDLAPVGIWVSVKEKITFANPKCAKILGYSPEELLAKTLPELLHSEDLTRVMEKYARWASGETPPTIYVSRFIHKDGRMKWLENKVGLVEWEGKPAIIHFVTDVTERKRSEQTLRSAVEPFRILVQSIEEIVSALEKEQK, translated from the coding sequence ATGCAAGGCGAAAATAAGACGCTGGAAAAACTCATAACGATTGAAAAAACCATAAATGATTTGGTAGAGATGCGCCACCAAATTATTGAATTAAAGGCATCTGAGGCCCAAAGGCAGATGGCGTTAGTAGCACTCCAATCCAGCGAGAGCAAATACAAAACTTTAGCCGAGAATATTCCTCAAAAATTATTCATTAAGGATAAGAATTCCGTTTATGTTTCCTGTAACCAAAATTACGCCCAGGATTTAAAAATTGAGGCGGATCAGATCGTTGGCAAGACCGATTATGATTTTTTCCCCAGAGAGCTGGCTGAAAAATACATTGCCGACGATAAAAGAATTATGGAAAAAGGGAAGCCGGAGGACATCGAATGTCGTTATATCCAAAATGGGCAAGAAAGAATCGTGCATATGGTGAAAACCCCTGTCCGGGATGAAAAAGGAAATATCTCCGGTGTTTTGGGTATTTTCTGGGATATTACGGAACAAAAACAGAAGGAAGAAGAATTAAGAAAAGATCGGGCTCACCTGGCAGAACAAATCAGCGAATATAAAGCGGAGCTACAAAGAATTCAGGAAAGACAACAACAGGAAAGCAACGAGCGCAGGAGGGTGGAAGAGGAGCTGCGGCGACTGGAGGGGGAGTTCAAGGAAACCCGGGCCAACCTCGAAAAACAAATATTCGAGGGGACAGCCGCATTACAATCGGTCAACGGACAATTCCAGAAAGAAATTAGCGAACGAAAGCGGATAGAGGAAGAATTCCGGAAGGCAGAAGAAGAATTCAAAAAATCCCGCGCCCACATGGAAGAACAACTTTCTGAACGTACCGCTGGACTCCGAACGGTCAATGAACAACTCCAACGGGTCATTTCCGAGCGGCAACGCTTGGAAGAAGAATTTCGGGAGGCCGGAGAAAAATTGCGTGCCCTCGAGGGGCAAGTGAAAGTACGCACAGCAGAATGGCAAGCAGTCAAGGAACAGCTGCAACAGGAAGGTGCTGAACGCCAGCGGCTGGAAGCGGAGCGGGGGATGGCCGTAGAGAAATTACGCACTCTTGAAGCACGGATAAACGAGCGTACGGCCGAATTACAGACAGTCAACGAACGGCTTCAAAGGGAAATCGACATTCACAAGAAATTAGAAGAGGAATTGCGGAGGAGGGAAGAGGAGGCGAATCGCCTGGTGCGAGAAAATACCATCGCAACCGAGATCGGCAATATTGCAGGCTCCGCGATGAATCTGAAAGAGGTGTATGAGCGCTTTGCTGAATTTGCTTCCGAAGTGGGGAAGATCATTCCCTTCGACCGGATTGCCACTACGATCCTTAACCCTGAAGACAACACCCTCAATATTACCTACGTAACGGGGCTTGATATGGCCAATCGCCGGACAGGGGATGTTTTACCCTTATCTGGCACGAGCGCAGAAGAAGTCATGAGGACTCGGGCGAGCCTGCTCATTCAGAAAGAAAACCAGGGAGAAGCCATAGGGCGGTTCCCCGACTTGCTCACTTATTTCGAGGCGGGGTTTCAATCTTTGCTCTTCGTACCTCTGATTGCAAAAGATCAGGTAATTGGAATTCTAAACTTTCTTTCCACCAAGCCAGATGCCTATACCCAAGTCGATCTAAGGCTTGCGGAGAAGGTTGGAAATCAAATTGCCGGGGCCATTAGCAACGCCCAGCACTTCCTCGAAAGGAAACGGGAAGCAGAAACGCTCAGGGCCTCCGAGCAAAAATATCGCTCGGGATTGGATCTTGCCCCGGTGGGAATTTGGGTTTCGGTTAAAGAAAAAATAACTTTTGCCAACCCCAAATGTGCAAAAATCCTTGGTTATTCCCCGGAAGAGCTTCTCGCCAAAACACTGCCTGAACTTTTACATTCCGAAGATCTGACAAGAGTCATGGAAAAGTATGCTCGCTGGGCAAGCGGTGAAACTCCGCCCACCATATATGTTTCCAGATTTATCCACAAAGATGGCCGGATGAAGTGGTTGGAAAACAAAGTTGGTTTGGTGGAGTGGGAAGGAAAGCCAGCCATTATCCATTTTGTCACCGACGTCACCGAGCGCAAGCGCTCTGAGCAAACCTTGCGCAGTGCTGTGGAGCCATTTCGTATTCTGGTGCAATCCATAGAAGAAATTGTATCGGCTTTAGAGAAGGAACAGAAATAA
- a CDS encoding HEAT repeat domain-containing protein produces the protein MSLTRTIKEKALDLGFVGVGVTTPEPFALYAEELNNRLQMYEWGKTLSQKTSVRDLDLTRFVDPARFLQEVKSLIVVTDSYFEEDFPPSLAGKIGRCYLKGLFCPEKSFHSQRRKEFRKFLQGLGMKVLYGPAPARMAGARAGVTNYGKNCFAFANEAAGQSSWVVNEPYLVDRELDPDLPTLQVACPENCQQCIEACPTGALYAPLKMDPRKCIAFHSYFNDGEIPRDLRAKMGTWVYGCDLCQEVCPRNKKWLGKAKTMNQALVERAEHLQITTLLTMSQEHYERNVWPLLYYIRKENRRLWQRNAAVALGNQGDPDSVPLLITALKDPEPIVRGHVAWALGRIGGSRAWKALEKERKLEQVEKVRGEMEEALAWGLD, from the coding sequence TCGTGGGAGTGGGTGTGACCACGCCAGAACCCTTTGCCCTTTACGCTGAAGAGTTGAATAACCGTCTGCAGATGTATGAATGGGGTAAAACACTCAGCCAGAAGACTTCGGTCAGGGACCTGGACCTCACGCGCTTTGTCGATCCGGCCCGGTTTCTTCAGGAGGTCAAGTCCCTCATCGTGGTAACCGACAGTTATTTTGAAGAGGATTTCCCGCCTTCCTTAGCGGGAAAGATTGGCCGCTGCTACCTGAAAGGACTTTTTTGTCCGGAAAAATCCTTCCATAGCCAGCGGAGAAAAGAATTTAGAAAATTTCTCCAGGGATTGGGCATGAAGGTTTTGTACGGTCCGGCTCCAGCAAGGATGGCCGGAGCTAGGGCTGGGGTGACGAATTACGGGAAAAATTGTTTTGCTTTTGCTAACGAGGCCGCTGGCCAAAGTTCTTGGGTGGTAAATGAACCTTACCTGGTGGATCGGGAACTCGACCCTGATCTACCCACCCTGCAAGTTGCCTGTCCGGAAAATTGCCAGCAGTGCATTGAAGCTTGCCCTACGGGTGCCCTGTATGCTCCCCTAAAGATGGACCCCCGAAAATGCATTGCCTTCCATTCCTATTTTAATGATGGAGAAATTCCCCGCGATTTAAGGGCCAAGATGGGAACCTGGGTTTATGGGTGTGACCTATGCCAGGAAGTTTGCCCCCGAAATAAAAAATGGCTGGGGAAGGCCAAAACCATGAACCAGGCTCTTGTTGAGAGAGCCGAGCATTTGCAAATCACCACTCTTCTTACCATGTCTCAGGAACACTATGAACGAAACGTCTGGCCATTGCTTTATTATATCCGCAAAGAGAACCGGAGGCTTTGGCAAAGGAATGCGGCCGTGGCCCTGGGCAATCAAGGAGATCCAGATTCGGTTCCTCTGTTGATAACCGCTCTTAAAGATCCTGAACCCATAGTCAGGGGCCACGTAGCTTGGGCATTGGGAAGGATTGGGGGGAGTAGAGCTTGGAAGGCCTTGGAAAAAGAAAGAAAATTGGAACAAGTAGAAAAAGTACGTGGAGAAATGGAAGAAGCCCTTGCATGGGGATTGGATTAA